CGAGTGCAAGTCTGAAACAATTTTGTGCTGGGGTTATTCAAGAAATACTCCCAGGATCATTGTCAGCTGTCGAGGAGGAGACCCGTAATTTATCTTCAGAACAAAATAGAGAAGAACAACATCCAGCTTCTGAGCTGTCAAACATCAGTGTGCAAGAAGATAGCAAGGATGAACTTTCCTGTTCAAACTCGTCTTCCCTCAAGCTCGCTGTGGAAGCCACGGAAGGAGTGCATGCTGCTCCATCACTTCAGCCAACAGCAGATAAGGTGATGAAGATGTCTATTGAGGATTGGGAAAATATACTAGGTTTTACTGGTAAAAGTTCAGCACAAGTTGCTTCTACTGAGGAAACTTTAAAAATGACATTATCTTGTGAGGGTGATACAGGAGTTGAAGTTCCTGCCAAATCTTCGACAATTGCATCATCAGTTGAATGCCTAGAATTTGACCCTTCTATGCAAGAGGGGAAAACTATAGATTTCACAGATCATGGTGCTAACACTTTGAATGTTCCATCATTAACTTGTTCAATTTACTCTACTGAGTCACAAGAAAGTGTTCTTGATTTTGACGAAATAAATTCTAATGCAGCACTTCCAGCAGTATCAAATGGTATGTTCTCCCTAGTCTTAAGACTGGTATATCTTCTTGTTGGTTGTTTGTATGATGCTAATTTTTCCCCTTTTTGTACAACTTTTTCTCCCTCAATCAGAAAAGTCCCATTTGATTTTGTAACCTTTTTAGTTTCTTGTCAATTTTATATGGCAATACTTCCTTGGTAGCTCTGGctactttcctttttttctgCTTTTGTGCTGATAATATAATCGTTCTGTAAGTAGTATCTCAGTTAGAAAGCATTGCTTTGACGGACTAGGTAATTGCTGTATGTAaaactatttatcaaaaaaaaaaaagttgtacaAGACACTCCATAGAATTGATAATTGATTTATGCTGACCAGACATGACTCTTTAGTGTGTGCGCTTAAGTTCTTTTCTTGGTTAAGCGATCATTCCTTGTTTGACATGCATAAAGGAGAATTGTAAGATTGAGAAATCATTGGCATTGGCCTTTAACATCTGTGTTTCTAATGGATAAACAATGCAGGAGCGTCTGTGGATCATCTTGTAGATGAACCAGTTATTGACTCGGTTCCTGAAGTGGCATTTGATGGAAACTGTGTTCTAGTGgataaagatgattttttttcagGCTCTGAATTCCATGGAGCTCATATCTCTCACAAGGTCTTGCCTCCTGCCTTCcccttgattttatatttttgcattgGATGCCACTTTTTCTTCTAACaaattaatttgtttcataTCACCTTCCTTTGTTTGTATGTGTGTAGTCATTTATTGACTTGTGATTTTCAGAAAAATATGGCAATGCTAAAGGTGAAACTAGAAAAACAGAGAAACAAGGACGCAACCAAATGTGAGGATCTCATTGTGGAATTAGAGGAATCAAATGCAGAAGGCAAGACAATATCTTCTCCAACTGACAAGTTGGAATTGTCACAACAAGGCTTTTATGAATCAGACTGGGAGATCATCTAAACAGATGAGCTCCATCGAGCGACAATCATCACGGCAAATAGGCTTCAAATGAAGCTCCAGGAACAGTTGAGAGAGATTTAGTAATAAGCTCCAAACGGAACGAACTTAACGATTTTTTTGACATTCTTTAGTCAAATCAGATTAATCTGCTTTTTCTGTTTTCTCATTGACTATAGTTCTCGAGATGAAtgcttcatattttttttattaatgagtATGAGTAATTTTTTTGCCTCGGTTATTATCTTTTCGTTGTAGGTAAATTTTGTGTCATCATATCGTATTATAACTCAAGTTACTGATGGCGAATGAAGCTTTAAACTTCTGGTCAAAACTAGTTCATTTAGCCACCCTCACCATTTTTCTAAAGTTGTAGCAACATCATTTGATACAATGTCTCATCACAGATTAGTGCCGAGCCCATATTTTAGTAACCCGCTCATATTTTAATGGGTTGGGTGAGTGATTTTTTACATGGGTAAAACCATATTCAACCCATAAAagtatgggtaaaatatggattaACCAAATGAGTTAAGATTCTAActtttattcactcaaaattcatgatatcaccaaaaatattgtaacttctcttcctttttatcttcttctataaaactaattatttttctctataattgaaaaggtgaattctttggccctccaaaaatatatattttaaatgtacatttcttttgttaattataattatatttttttatttgtttaattttatattggataataagcaaatcatgtactattgacattgcttaaagtgcattaagcatgttttagttctaaaatgcaaatatttatttattttgaaattaaaaatatgtctccttgttattacataaatttattttatattgaaaagttataggatttttttacttttatgatacaataaaactaGATGAAgcattttaaacatttttcatctaaaaaaaaaactaaaatattttctccatgttgaattcttaagtagagtactatttactcatgGAAATATGAGTAAAATAAGggtaaactagtattttacccaactcatttgttacccaatccatttttaTCCATATCAAATAAGGGCCGGttgaattattacccattttatgTTGATCCATTTTTAACCCGCTCAATTTAACCCAATCCGCCTATTTGCCACCACTGTCGCAAATGTTTGTATCTCCAAATTCCCTAATTTCAACCATTCTACCATGAAGAATCAGTGAAGGTGTGCTTATAGGAATGTAGATACTTTTTTAGCTACAAATAACAACTACGCTTCAGTTGGAGTGGCAATGTGAATTCTCACTTCTCTTTTAGCTAACATATGTATCTAATTCGATACGATTCTCAGTGTCATACTTGCACATTTTATATTATACACCCAAATAAATCATTTTCTCTTCCCAATTATTAATTTGCTTTAATAATCAATCTCACTATTCAACTTCCCATTATTTGCATTCTCCTCGCCCCTTCTATAATTTCAAGCAATATCTGTTTAGCTCCATGAATATCAATCCActctgagtttttttttttttttttttaaatattgtaatatattcattttgttttcaaattatatgttttatttataattaaaatgatgatatcttttaatttaattccTAAAAGAGCAATCTTTTTGGTGATTTTatgaaatacaaatatatatactgTCACACCCCTTATTTTCcctcaaaattaatttaagtatgttttgaaagaaaaagagtttttccaattaaagtgacattCTGAAAAGGGACTATTTTGTTATTCatagtcgccacttggaattgagttttggtgttccaagtcaccttattatttaaatccctaatcaaaaggaaatttgtctctttatttttattggtctgCGAATtagaaattcgggtaaggaattctgttgaccaaggggaaggtgttaggcacccctcgagtcccgtgaTTCTAACACGATCGCTTTATTGACTACatatatgacttaaattaatttttggatattgtattattagcttaataataaaagttatttacctcattatttgatttattttaaacatatttatattatattaatatatgttcgttaattaaaaaaaatgtatatcacataaatttatttaaacataataaattaaagttaataGGTGGATATTTACAAATCTTGAAATGTcttgtaatttcttttcttctccttttctttttcatgtatttgtatttatttatttttttattgtggaTAGAAAATATGTAGGTATCTAATTGCTAGGAATTAGAATTTGTGTAGGATTGAgattttttgagtttgagtattttaggattgtattttttttttagttagatttaaaataggaataaaatttTTTGTGATTTGGAATTAGTTTTAGCAAGAAATTCTAAATAGATTAGGATTATTTTTAGAAAGATTTTTCCTTCttaaattttactttcttttttttaaaaacttttttttttccttttttacattttggttatattaatttatatttttattaattttttttttcattctgtctgtttgtatttttcttttttacgttttttttttgtttctttctactttaacctttatttttatattttttattctttttggaCATTCTGTTTCtcgtcttcttcttttcttttttttttaattgtttattttattttttgttttaatcatctttttttttttgtttccttttctttatattttttattattgtactttttcatttttacattatgttcctttatttattttttgttcttcttactttttttggtttaaattttttttgtttctgttatgctctatttttattattaatcttTCAGTTTGCGTTTgttctgtttttatttttttttcttttttttcttatgctttctcattttttaaaattagttttcctaattattcattatttattttttaccataaatttgtaaataaatattcatgTATCCTCTTAATTATATACCTTAATAATTCGAATTAAAGCGATAATCATCTTGACGCTAATTCTAAAggcaaactattttttttattaaaataatatattaaaaaaaaaaaaactaaaacacatTACGCATAGGTTTTCTAAATCaccaattaattaaaattcagTTTATATCCTAATCTAACAAGTCTacaaataatttcaacaaaattttcttaagtgaAAACTAAGGTccaagaaatattaattattcaaaattaaatatcacGAAACCAATTTCAATATTAATTGCATCTAAAGAGCATAaaacaataactaaaaaaatgtatgatacatcttttatttttatttttatattattctaaAGCAAGAAACGTAAACGGTTACGTTTTTCTAAGCATTCATAAATTCATCACAAACAATAGTAGATAATAATAACATGCGACTCATAAAACTTCATATTATTGGAATCAAATTTCGTACGAGCATTCCAACTACATTATGCGAGAATTTAGAGTTACCTCGCTGCGAAAATTAATACCACAAAAACAACGGCTATGATCTATTGATTTCCAAAGTTAATAGTTAATATTAACTTTAAAGAGCCACGAATCCGAAACCTTGAGCGAAACCTTGAACGCTgacttaattttcaaaataaaactcactttttgttatcttttttttctctctgtgTTTCTGTGTATATGTCTATTACTTGGAAAGTGATTCCGAACTCCACTGGTCCAATTGTAACAGTTAAGTATATTTCACCATGAGTGTCCCATTTTGCGCCATCAAATGCACGCACACAGACATTGTTAGTACGAATTCTATCCGTGTTGATTTTCAACCTTTGTAGAGTAGAAAGAGGGCATATGTCTACACCTGATCCTTCATCGACCATGACCCTCTTCACATAGTGTTCTTCACATTTCACGGTTAAATGTAACGCCTTATTATCCCCAGATCCTTCCAAAGGCAATTCATCATCAGTGAAAGTGATTCTATTTACCTTAAATATTCGGTTGGCCATCTTTTCCAAGTGACCCACCGTGATACTTTCTGAGATATGTGCCTCATTCAAGATTCTGGTCAAAACTTCACGATGCTCTTTAGAATGTATGAGTAATGACAACAAAGATATCTGAGCGGGTGTTTTCCTTAATTGATCAATAACAGAATAATCTTGatctttcatatttttcaagaaCTCTTCAGCCTCCTTCTCAGTGACAGGCTTTTTAACCGACAACTGATTTTCTTTGGCTTGTTTGTCTCTTCTTAATTCTTCTGGAGCATAACACCTCCCAGAACGAGTTAATCCTCTTGTTTCGTTTGTTTCTTCAATAATCTCCTTTCCCTTGTGGGTAACAACGACTTTGTTGTAGTTCCATGGAACGGTCTTGGTGCTTGTCATCGGAAGTTGCATTGCAATTTGTATCACAATTGTCTCTTTCAcactttcttgattttgacCAAATGTTCGAAGCTTACCAGGAATGTATAATTTTGGTCCATTCAACGATACTTCTCTTCTTTTTACAGCTCTAGGGACATACAACACTAGTTTTCTCGAGTttccaaaatttgaacttgCACCATTCACAATTATCGGTGTCTTTTGTATGGGTTCTAAAACCATACTCGACTCTTCTTTTGAATCCCTGCTTTCCATTTTTGTTCTACATGTTTGCTCACAATCTTCATAAATGTCTACCATCCCCACAACATGCTCCTTATTGTGAGTAGGGAGTGGGTTATTGGTGACATTTGGCGCCTCCTCATTGCGTATCTCAATTACCTTATCCTCAATCAACTTCTCAATGACTCTTTTTAGAGTCCAACAATTCTCTGTGCTATGACCTGGAGTGTTAGCATGATACTCACATAAAACAGTTGGATCAAAGCCTCTTGCATTCGGATTGACAAAATAGGGATTGACAGGTTCAACCAATCTCAATTGTACTAATTTCCGCAACAAACTCATATATGACTCTCCAATTGGGGTAAAGTTTTCTTTCCGACCTTGTTCTCTTGTATAATCCATCCGGGG
The Solanum stenotomum isolate F172 chromosome 12, ASM1918654v1, whole genome shotgun sequence DNA segment above includes these coding regions:
- the LOC125848202 gene encoding uncharacterized protein LOC125848202, which produces MDFTSRGRAWFDKIGEKLENLCCEVDARSQEQINFVESQFQIASASLKQFCAGVIQEILPGSLSAVEEETRNLSSEQNREEQHPASELSNISVQEDSKDELSCSNSSSLKLAVEATEGVHAAPSLQPTADKVMKMSIEDWENILGFTGKSSAQVASTEETLKMTLSCEGDTGVEVPAKSSTIASSVECLEFDPSMQEGKTIDFTDHGANTLNVPSLTCSIYSTESQESVLDFDEINSNAALPAVSNGASVDHLVDEPVIDSVPEVAFDGNCVLVDKDDFFSGSEFHGAHISHKKNMAMLKVKLEKQRNKDATKCEDLIVELEESNAEGKTISSPTDKLELSQQGFYESDWEII
- the LOC125847381 gene encoding uncharacterized protein LOC125847381 codes for the protein MTSGSRGVQMGMNHPYVQVQQEQSNSPQHYYPSQYAVLNTQAYVRPPQSQQWRAPAPQGSRPQQQNFQSPHNPRPRMDYTREQGRKENFTPIGESYMSLLRKLVQLRLVEPVNPYFVNPNARGFDPTVLCEYHANTPGHSTENCWTLKRVIEKLIEDKVIEIRNEEAPNVTNNPLPTHNKEHVVGMVDIYEDCEQTCRTKMESRDSKEESSMVLEPIQKTPIIVNGASSNFGNSRKLVLYVPRAVKRREVSLNGPKLYIPGKLRTFGQNQESVKETIVIQIAMQLPMTSTKTVPWNYNKVVVTHKGKEIIEETNETRGLTRSGRCYAPEELRRDKQAKENQLSVKKPVTEKEAEEFLKNMKDQDYSVIDQLRKTPAQISLLSLLIHSKEHREVLTRILNEAHISESITVGHLEKMANRIFKVNRITFTDDELPLEGSGDNKALHLTVKCEEHYVKRVMVDEGSGVDICPLSTLQRLKINTDRIRTNNVCVRAFDGAKWDTHGEIYLTVTIGPVEFGITFQIIAVVFVVLIFAAR